A stretch of Microtus pennsylvanicus isolate mMicPen1 chromosome 5, mMicPen1.hap1, whole genome shotgun sequence DNA encodes these proteins:
- the Manea gene encoding glycoprotein endo-alpha-1,2-mannosidase isoform X1 — MAKFRRKTCIILSLFILFIFSLMMGLKMLRPNTTSFGTPFGLDLLPELHLPNAPLGNKADFQKSDRINMERNTKTSKAADMPDTKNSEAADMPVRPPKASEATLEELPPLNYFLHVFYYSWYGNPQFDGKYIHWNHPVLEHWDPRIAKNYPQGRHTPPDDIGSNFYPELGSYSSRDPSVIETHMRQMSSASIGVLALSWYPPDSSDDNGEATDHLVPTIMDKAHKYNLKVTFHIEPYSNRDDQNMHKNVKYIIDKYGNHPAFYRYKTSTGQSLPMFYVYDSYITKPKMWANLLTPSGSQSVRGTPYDGLFIALLVEEKHKYDILQSGFDGIYTYFATNGFTYGSSHQNWANLKSFCDENNLMFIPSVGPGYIDTNIRPWNSQNTRNRINGKYYEVGLSTALQTHPSLISITSFNEWHEGTQIENAVPKRTTNTVYLDYRPHKPSYYLELTRKWSEKYSKERMAYALDQQLPAS, encoded by the exons ATGGCAAAATTTCGAAGAAAGACTTGCATCATTCTGTcactttttattctatttattttctctctgatgATGGGCTTAAAGATGCTGAGGCCAAATACAACATCCTTTGGAACTCCTTTTGGGCTTGACCTTCTTCCAGAACTTCATCTACCAAACGCCCCCTTGGGAAACAAAGCTGACTTCCAAAAGAGTGATAGAATCAACATGGAAAGAAATACGAAGACCTCAAAAGCTGCTGACATGCCTGATACGAAGAACTCAGAAGCTGCTGACATGCCTGTGAGGCCACCCAAAGCCTCTGAGGCGACCCTGGAAGAACTTCCTCCTCTGAATTATTTTTTACACGTATTTTATTACAGTTGGTATGGAAATCCACAATTTGATGGCAAATACATACACTGGAATCATCCCGTCCTGGAGCACTGGGACCCTAGAATAGCTAAGAACTATCCACAAGGGAGACATACTCCACCAGATGACATTGGCTCCAACTTTTATCCTGAGTTAGGAAGTTACAGCTCTCGGGACCCTTCTGTCATAGAAACTCACATGAGACAAATGAGCTCAGCCTCGATTG GAGTCCTGGCCCTTTCTTGGTACCCACCTGATTCGAGTGATGATAATGGAGAAGCTACTGATCACTTGGTACCAACTATTATGGATAAAGCTCATAAATATAATCTGAAg gTCACCTTTCATATAGAGCCGTATAGCAATCGAGATGATCAAAACATGCATAAAAATGTCAAGTATATTATAGACAA ATACGGAAACCATCCAGCCTTTTATAGGTACAAGACAAGTACGGGGCAATCTCTGCCTATGTTTTATGTCTATGATTCCTATATAACAAAACCTAAAATGTGGGCCAATCTGTTAACACCTTCAGGATCTCAGAGTGTCCGCGGTACTCCTTATGATGGATTGTTTATTGCACTTCTCGTAGAAGAAAAGCATAAATATGATATCCTTCAAAGTGGTTTTGATGGAATTTACACATATTTTGCCACCAATGGCTTCACGTATGGCTCATCACATCAGAACTGGGCTAACCTGAAGTCATTTTGTGATGAGAACAACTTGATGTTTATCCCAAGTGTAGGCCCAGGATACATTGATACAAACATTCGTCCATGGAACTCTCAGAACACTAGGAACCGCATCAATGGGAAGTATTATGAAGTCGGTCTAAGCACTGCACTCCAGACCCACCCCAGTTTAATCTCCATCACCTCTTTCAATGAGTGGCATGAAGGAACTCAGATTGAAAATGCTGTCCCCAAGAGAACCACTAACACAGTATACCTGGATTACCGACCTCATAAACCAAGTTATTATCTAGAACTAACCCGAAAATGGTCAGAAAAATACAGTAAGGAAAGAATGGCATACGCATTAGATCAACAGCTGCCTGCTTCGTAA
- the Manea gene encoding glycoprotein endo-alpha-1,2-mannosidase isoform X2, translated as MHKNVKYIIDKYGNHPAFYRYKTSTGQSLPMFYVYDSYITKPKMWANLLTPSGSQSVRGTPYDGLFIALLVEEKHKYDILQSGFDGIYTYFATNGFTYGSSHQNWANLKSFCDENNLMFIPSVGPGYIDTNIRPWNSQNTRNRINGKYYEVGLSTALQTHPSLISITSFNEWHEGTQIENAVPKRTTNTVYLDYRPHKPSYYLELTRKWSEKYSKERMAYALDQQLPAS; from the exons ATGCATAAAAATGTCAAGTATATTATAGACAA ATACGGAAACCATCCAGCCTTTTATAGGTACAAGACAAGTACGGGGCAATCTCTGCCTATGTTTTATGTCTATGATTCCTATATAACAAAACCTAAAATGTGGGCCAATCTGTTAACACCTTCAGGATCTCAGAGTGTCCGCGGTACTCCTTATGATGGATTGTTTATTGCACTTCTCGTAGAAGAAAAGCATAAATATGATATCCTTCAAAGTGGTTTTGATGGAATTTACACATATTTTGCCACCAATGGCTTCACGTATGGCTCATCACATCAGAACTGGGCTAACCTGAAGTCATTTTGTGATGAGAACAACTTGATGTTTATCCCAAGTGTAGGCCCAGGATACATTGATACAAACATTCGTCCATGGAACTCTCAGAACACTAGGAACCGCATCAATGGGAAGTATTATGAAGTCGGTCTAAGCACTGCACTCCAGACCCACCCCAGTTTAATCTCCATCACCTCTTTCAATGAGTGGCATGAAGGAACTCAGATTGAAAATGCTGTCCCCAAGAGAACCACTAACACAGTATACCTGGATTACCGACCTCATAAACCAAGTTATTATCTAGAACTAACCCGAAAATGGTCAGAAAAATACAGTAAGGAAAGAATGGCATACGCATTAGATCAACAGCTGCCTGCTTCGTAA